Sequence from the Acidobacteriota bacterium genome:
TTGGCAGTATTAATAATTGATGATAAATATGGGTATATCAACTCTAAAGGTGAGGTCGTGATTGAGCCGCAATTTGACGATGCGAGGAGTTTTAGGATAACGAAATGATTTTGTGTGCGATATTGGGTATGTGTCATAGATTATGCTCAGGAGAAAGATGCCCCCGGAATGTGTATTTCGGGGGCTGGTCAATGTGGGGCTTAAATTGAATAGGGATACTAGATGGAAAAGAGAAAGTTATACATCTGGCTGATTCTTGCACTGTTGTTGGGTGGTTGCTCTCGGGGTATTGACGAATATGTGCGTCAGTCGCGCCATGTGGATGTCGATGTGCGGGTTTATGGGGTTGAGAAGTTGGGGAAGAGTGGTCAGTTGGATGCTGTGCCACATTTAATTCAGGCGTTGAAAGATGAAAAAACGCGGGTGCGGCTGGCGGCGATCGATGCGCTGGGTGTGCTGAAAGATAGGCGAGCGACTGGGGTGCTCATTCCTTTTTTGCAGGACAAACGGGCTGTTCTGGCATTGGCAGCGGTGGAGGCACTGGGTCAGATTGGAGATTTGACTGCGGTGGAGGCATTGGTCGCTGTTGTGCAAGCGGAGGTGCCTGTATTGCGATTGGCGGCGATCGATGCGCTGGGGCAGATTGGGGATTCGACTTCGGTGGATGTTCTGTGTTCGCAAATGCAAAGTGAAATATCCCAGGTGCGATGGGTTTCAGCAGTGGCTTTAGGACGCATTGGATCGCCCCGGGCGATTGGGCCTTTGGCAAATTTGTTGGGCGATGAGGAGATGCGCCAGACTGTTCTGTTTGCTCTGGATCAGATTGATAAAAATTGGCGTGCGCGGCCAGAGGTCGAGATGGCTGTGGAGAGATTTCAGCGTGATTTGATGCAAGATGATATGTTGGGCGATAAACAGGCAGTCATTCGGTTCCGCGCATTGGAGGGTCTCAATGCGGTTGTTCCCGACTGGCGAGAGAAAGATTGGGCAGAAGAACTGGTGATGCACTGGTGCCGCTGGGTGACAGAGGGCAATGACAACGAGCGAAAGGTTGCGGCGCGTTTTTTGGGCGATTTAAAAGATCAGCGGGTGGTACAGGCATTGATCGTCGCAACAGAAGATAGAGATCGCAATGTGCGTCGGCAGGCTATTCAGTCGCTGGGTAAAA
This genomic interval carries:
- a CDS encoding WG repeat-containing protein — translated: LAVLIIDDKYGYINSKGEVVIEPQFDDARSFRITK